TTCAACCAGTTATTGGATTCTAGCGGATTAATATATGCTGATTTCAAAGATTTCGATACAATTTTGGAAAGTGCCTCTAAGCTATCTTAAAGTACACAGGTAAAGATAACCTGCGAGGTATCTGCCATTAAAAAGCGTATCTGTTAGGGACAAAAGTATCTGAATTAAACGGGAAGTATCTACTAACTACCGTATCTCTGAGTGTATCTGAATGCCCGTATAATCCATGAAAGTATGTACGTGTATGCATTCATGTGGATGTTTAATGTACATGCACATGTAACATATGTATGACCCTCCACCCCCCCCACTGGTGATCACAGCCAGTACACGTGTTACAAGGGATCAGAGGTCAAGAGACAGGGATAGAGACAGATAGTCCAGTAGAAAGCCCTCAGCGGACCGAGCCAAAGtcgtatttatttatcaaagTCAATGGCTGGCCGGCACACTTTCCGACTGATTACGAGACCAGGAACACTATAACTATATAGCAACAACATATACACGCGCCGAACATTAACAGCGCCGATCTCTGCTACTTAACAGAGCCGGATCGGGAGAGACATATGTTTAGAATATGTAACGGTAGCGCCGCGTGGGAGCTGCCCCGACAGATATTTTCGAGCGTTTTCGAAAATTTCTCTACAGTTTAGTTTCAAAAGAAACGCCAAGCCGTGCGAAACGTTCTCGATCGCAGCGAAGCGACAACGGAAGTGATcagaaaaccaaacaaaagacAGCGTTCCGAAGCGAAAACAAAAGTGAATTTCAATTATTAATCCACCGAACCAGGAACCATCCCAATTCGGCCAGAATGCACAGCAAACTGTTGGACGAGGTGGGTCAATCTCCGCACCATTTCAGATTCGATGGATTCGTCTTCCATTTTCCGGAATCTATATTAGATTGAACGCACCCCTTAGTCATCCCGTTTTAGGATGAGTTGTTCTTTTATTTACACCGAAGCACGTCATAATCGCGAGTATCCACATTCGGAGGAGAACGTTCTTTTGTTTCTGCAGAAGGTCAAGGCGACGGTCGGAGGGTGCTACTGGACGGAAGAATGGGGACATTAAGCTACCAGACTCGTTTCTCTGAGACGGAGCGTGGAGCTCATAATAGTTACGGGTCTTAATTATGGTTCGGAATAGTTTGTTCAGTTGTTGAAAAACTGGTTTGTCCATACGCCGTTTTTTAATCATAAACAATATTCACTTAAACACTTCTTATCGGCTGGAAGCTATCAGAGCTGCGCACTGTCAGAGTTGGCGATTAGGAGTTCCAGACAGACTTACTTACTTACTAGAGAAACAAAGTTAATAGAAGCTCCAATGTTTGATTTTGAATGAATCAAACGTTATTAAGTGAAAGTAGCTTCTCTCTCTGTAGGCCTGTTACGAGTTCTAGCTTTGCCAATGACTTAACGATTGGATTACAAAAcgaatgcaaaatgcaaaacacCCCTGGGAGCTCACACAAGCCCCACTGCACTTGCCAGCATTATCACATCCCAGCAACGACTGCGATTACAAAATCAGCTGGGTAAGCATGTTACGACTAACAGACGAGGAGCATATATGTGTGACCCTCTGGGGTAATTTTCCAGTGCACACGCCTCTCAAGCGGACTCAAATGCACTGTACCCCCCAGACCCGAGCGGTATGTTGCATTTGTGAACCTATGGATCGACAGCTGACCCGATCTCTTTCATCTCCCCAATCACTTCAGGTGTTCAGTGCCTTGAGTCACGACGACTATTTTTACTCTCGTTTTTCATCTTTGAGATTTTCTCGCTCAAgccatttaaatatattttatttagccGCACTCGTGCTGGGGAGGGTGGGCGGCCAGGAGAGCACCCACCACAAAGAAACATGTTGACCAGGCCGAAATCGGGTTGCCCTACTGCTGGTGGACAAGAGGTTGACGTTGACTAGAATAGGTAGCTACTAGAATAATAGATCGCAGTTCTATAGGTACCCGAACAatccaaacaaacaaaacaagggAATGTgtgaattttcaattttacgTTGAGTGATTTCAATGAATGAGCACGGATCTCGGTTCGGTGGGCTTGTGTCAGGCGGCATTAGCGTTTTGACGTGTGCAGGAATTTGTTAATTAGCAAATCGGGGAAAAGGTGAACCGAGATCGCGAATACAGTGCGAGAAACTCTTCCCCCAATAGATTAGTCTGACCCACTCAATAGTTTGTACTTTGGGGGTGGGAGGAGATTACGGGTCGACCGATTACAGCACTCGCCAGACGGGTTGGCGCAAGATTAGCTATAATACTAACCGCGGACCTTCACCCTCTTTCGCTCGCAGCTAAACGAGAATGGCTACATCGTCATCGACGACTTCCTTACGCCCGAGGAGGTGGACTCCCTCTTCCAGGCGGGCAGGGCCCTCTGCATGGAGGCCCCACAAACAAACCGCAAGATCTTTAGCACCATCAAGCAGGAGGACGCCCAGGGCAAGGAGCTGTACTTCATGGAGTCCGGCGACAAGGTGCGCTACTTCTTCGAGAAGGGGGCGGTCGGCGAGGAGGGCCAGCTGCTGGTGGATCCCATGATCGCCCTCAACAAGGTGGGCCACGCCCTGCACGTGGAGCACCCCACCTTCAACGCGATTACCTTCAGCAACCGGGTGCGGGAGATCTGCTGGCAGCTGAACTACAACCGCCCGGCCGTCTGCCAGAGCATGTACATCTACAAGAACCCCGGCGTGGGCGGCGAGGTGACGCCGCACCAGGACTCCTGGTTCCTGCACACGGAGCCCAACTCGGCGGTAGGCTTCTGGCTGGCCCTCGAGGACTGCACCCTCCAGAACGGCTGCCTCCAGTTCATCAAGGGCTCGCACAAGAGCGGCGTCCACAGGCGCTACATGCGTAACCCAGATCCCAGTGCCAGCGAGCTGATGGTGTACGACCGGGCGGCGCCCATCTATCCCCAGTCCAGCTTCACGCCGATGCAGGTCAGCAAAGGTAAGTGTTCTGCCAATCCTTGAACTGGACAAGATCTGAATCCCTTTTTGCAGGAACCTGCATCCTCATCCACGGCAACGTGGTGCACAAGAGCGAGCCCAACCGCTCGCAGAAGAGCCGCCACGCCTACACCTTTCACGTAATCGAGACTGAGAACAACGTCAAGTATTCGGAGGACAACTGGCTGCAGGCGCCGGAGGGCAAGCCATTCCCCGTGCTCTTCGAGCGCAAGGCCTGAGCCGGGTCGTGATTTTCGTATTCTCGCTATAAGTTTTACCTTAATCTATGTATGTTCTCTACGCCAAGTCGCCAAACAcaaagtaaattaaataatatgttaaaataaaagattctTTTTAAACTCAAGACAAGCAGTTCCCGTTCTTGGACGATAATGATCAAGCAGTTTATGTAAAATACATGAAGGGTGTAAGACACTTTACACAAGCAGTCGACGGTGTATGCAAGCAGTGGATGAACAAAGATGACCTTTAACACGTATCTGGGTCGAGTTTGTGTTGATAAGACAGAGATAGTTGGGTCTACTATGCCAAAATAATCCTACGTGTTGATATTTTGCGATACGGACACGGTGGGCCCCGAAATCTCTAACGACAGAGGCAGAAAACAAAAGTATTAGTAATGCCCCCACGCCAATTCTGATTCTCGCTCATGGCacacattttaaattttttggaatTATCTCCGTCCGTCAACCCGCGTATCATGTTTTTCCACAGACTTTGCTGTTGGCGCTACAATTGTTTTGATAGCCAGATAAGTCCATTAGCTCTACGGCGGCACTGCAACTCGACTCCGACACTAGCTAACACAAGCCAGTCTACCGCGAGCTCTCGATCGCAGCGGTTCGCGTTTAAAAACATTAGAATTGGCAGAATGTCTTCCTGCAGTCTGTGGGACGCTGACCAGGAGGTCGAGTACCTCCGCGAGTATCTGCAAATCCCGAGCGTCCATCCCAATCCGGACTACAGTGGGTATTTCCCTTCTCGGGCATACATTTACTAATAAATCAATGACGGAAAATTCCATGGAAAATTTTCCCCCATTTGAACTTTTCAAAGCTTCTGCTACTGACTCTgtcaataaaattaatttcaattaataattCCCTCAGAACCATGCCTCGAGTTCCTTGAGCGTCAGGCAGCGACGCTAGAACTGCCCCTCAAGGTTTACTATCCAGCAAACGAGGAGAACCCCGTAGTCGTCTTGACCTGGGAAGGCCTCGAACCGGAGTTGCCAAGTATCCTGCTGAACTCCCACATGGACGTGGTCCCCGTCTTCCCGGAGAACTGGAAGCATCCGCCCTTCGCAGCAGAGATGGACGAGGAAGGACGCATTTTCGCCAGAGGAGCTCAGGATATGAAAAGTGTGGGGATGCAGTACCTGGCAGCCATCAGGGCTCTGAAGAACGAGGGCGCTCGGTTCAAGCGAACTATCCACATCTCCTTTGTAGCAGGTGGGACTATAACCTGATTGCTATTCTCTATAGTctctatatactatatactatatatactaGATGAGGAATTGGGAGGCCGACTGGGAATGCGCCCATTTGTGAACACAAACGACTTCCGGGACCTGAACGTCGGGTTTGGATTGGATGAGGGCTTGGCCTCCCCCAACGAGGAGTTCCCAGTCTTCTATGCCGAAAGAGCGGTGTGGCGTGAGTCTTTAAATCACATAAAATGTATTCGTTAATCTGACCCATTGACCCAAAGGGGTGTACTTCAACATCAGTGGCACTGCCGGCCATGGATCTCTTTTGCTGCCCAACACCGCTGGGGAGAAGCTGAACTACATAGTCAGCAAGATGATGGAGTTGAGAAAGTCCCAGGTGCAGAGATTGGAAAACGACCCTGATCTGGTCATTGGAGACGTCACGACCATTAACTTGACGCGCGTTAGTGGTGGCGTTCAAAGCAACGTTGTGCCTCCTTTGTTGGTAGTCTGCTTCGATTGCCGTTTGGCCCTCGACGTGGACCACGTGGAGTTTGAAGCCAAGGTGAGCCCTCCCAGTACAAAAAAAGATAAGGAAACTAATAGCTTGGTACTTTTCAAAGCTCCAACAGTGGTGCGAAGAGGCGGGCGGAGGCATTGAACTGACCTACGAGCAGAAGCAGCCCAGGGTCGCGCCCACGGCCATTGACTCCAGCAATCCCTTTTGGACTGCGTTCAAAAAAGCCACCGATGAGCTGTAAGTAGAGCACCCAGTAGAGCACTCTACCACCTTTATCTTGACTCTTTTACAGGGAGATCTGCATAAGGACGCAAATATTCACGGGAGGAACCGACAGCAGATACATCCGCCAACAGGGAATTCCGGCGCTGGGCTTCTCGCCCATGAACCACACCCCAGTGCTGCTCCACGACCACGACGAGTTCATCCGGGCAGACACCTACCTCAAGGGCGTCGacatatacaaaaaaataataggcCATATTGCCAATGTCTAGTGAGCTGGGCTCGATAACAGATAATATACCTTATATGATGTGCCACATAGGCATTctatcaaaatataaataaacttaGTTACGATCATATCCCCGATAGAGCACCCAGACCTCAATGACTACCTGTTGTAAAGAGATGTCTTAGGCGGTTTACCATCAAACTGCCTTGAGATAAGCACAGTCTAGAGATAAATGGTCTGGGATTAGGGGTACAGATATTCTTTGTGGGATGCCTggttcagtttcagttcagCCTTGTTCAGATCCACTATGAGTACCAACATCTGGGAGTCAAACGAGGAGATTCAGTTCTTTCGTGAATACCTACGGATCCCCAGTGTGCACCCCAACCCGGATTATGGTGGGTGTAAGAATAAATACAACAAGATTTGTGGATAAATGTTCCCCATTCCACCATAGAGCCCTGTGTCGAGTTCCTGAAGAGTCAAGCTTCAGGCTTGGACTTACCCATCAAGATATGCCATCCTGCCAATGAGAAGAATCCTGTGGTGGTCCTCACCTGGGAGGGTCTCCAACCGGACCTGCCAAGTGTCCTGCTCAACTCCCACATGGACGTCGTTCCAGTCTTTCCGGAGAAGTGGTCGCACCCTCCGTTCGGCGCCGAAATTGACGAGGAAGGCCGCATTTTTGCCAGAGGTAGCCAGGATATGAAGTGTGTGGGAATGCAGTATTTGGCTGCCATTAGGGCTTTGAAGCGAAGTGGTGCTCGGTTCAAGAGGACTATCCACATCTCCTTTGTACCAGTTAGGGTTGGAGCTTTATCCCACTATCCTACTTAACCGCCTTTCCTCCAGATGAAGAAGTAGGGGGAAAATTGGGCATGTTCGCCTTTGTGACCTCGCCGGAATTCCGATCCCTGAACGTTGGGTTCAGCCTGGATGAAGGGATCGCCTCGCCCAGCTCAGAGTTTCCTGTATTCTTCGCCGAGCGATCCGTGAGACGTAAGATACTTGAGCTATGCTTCGACTTGGACAGTTATTTTCATATAAACACGTTCGGCAGGTGTGATTTTTAAGATTGGCGGTTCAGCAGGCCACGGCTTGCTTCTAATGCCCAATACGGCGGGGGAAAAGCTAAGCTACATCCTCGAGAGGATGATGGAATTTCGAAGCACTCAGGTGAGACGACTGAAGGACAACCCGGAGCTTCAGATCGGAGATGTGACGACCATCAATCTGACCACGGTGACCGGCGGAGTCCAGAGCAATGTGGTTCCTCCATTGCTGACAGTTTGCTTTGATTGCCGTTTGTCGATGGACATTGACATCTCGGAGTTTCATTCAACGGTAGGTCTTCCCAAAGTACTCTGATCCATCGTCCCACATACTCTTGTATTTCTGTAAAGCTTTTAAAGTGGTCTGAAGAGGCGGGTGGAGACATCGAAGTCGAATTCGGAACGACTCAGAGCACGGGACGCGTTCCCCCCACTGCAACTAACGACTCCAATCCCTTCTGGGTGGCTTTCAAGAAGGCAACGGATGATCTGTGAGTTTCAAAGTACTTCTAAAGGGTCAATACGCCAATCTGTTCAATTTTAGGGGACTCTCCATTAAACTTCAGGTGTTTCCTGGTGGCACCGACAGTCGCTACATTCGCAATGTGGGCATTCCGGCCTTGGGATTCTCGCCGATGAACAATACTCCAGTCCTGCTTCACGACCACGACGAATACCTGCACGCAGAAACCTACCTGAATGGAGTGGAGACTTACATAAAGATTATTGGCAATGTTGCCAATGCGTAGACCATCATTCGAAATcgataaaaaatgaattttaaatataacaagAACGAAAtgctatagggcccactgcgatagctatatcttccccaattctcatccaattctcaagcggagtaccttaaacgatttctagatcgaatctccaccattctgcatcaaaatcctgagacaaaatattttttagattttttgtccatttttgctTACGGATCCCCTGCAAATGGGGTTTTCACCTAttgggcccactgcgatggctatatctttcccaattctcatccgattctcaagcggagtacctcaaacgatttctagatcgattctccaccattctgcatcaaaatcctgagacaaaatattttttagattttttgtccatttttgcttacggatcccctgaaaatggggttttcacCTAttgggcccactgcgatggctatatctttcccaattctcatccgattctcaagcggagtacctcaaacgatttctagatcgattttccaccattctgcatcaaaatcctgggacaaaatattttttagattttttgtccatttttgcttacggatcccctgaaaatgggttttttccccaaagggcccactgcgatggctatatccccaattctcatccaattctcatccaatATGCCCCACTTCTCatccaattctcaagcggagtaccttaaacaatttctagatcgattctccaccattctgcatcaaaatcctgagacaaaatattttttagattttttgtccatttttgcttacggatcccctgaaaatggggttttcacCTAttgggcccactgcgatggctatatcttcgccaattctcatccgattctcaagcagagtaccttaaacgatttctagatcgaatctcaaccattctgcatcaaaatcctgggacaacatattttttagattttttgtccatttttgctTACGGATCCCcagaaaatggggttttcacCTAttgggcccactgcgatggctatatctttcccaattctcatccgattctcaagcggagtacctcaaacgatttctagatcgattttccaccattctgcatcaaaatcctgggacaaaatattttttagattttttgtccatttttgcttacggatcccctgaaaatgggttttttccccaaagggcccactgcgatggctatatctgccccaattctcatccaattctcaagcggagtaccttaaacaatttctagatcgattctccaccattctgcatcaaaatcctgagacaaaatattttttagattttttgtccatttttgcttacggatcccctgaaaatggggttttcacCTAttgggcccactgcgatggctatatctttcccaattctcatccgattctcaagcggagtacctcaaacgatttctagatcgattttccaccattctgcatcaaaatcctgggacaaaatattttttagattttttgtccatttttgcttacggatcccctgaaaatgggttttttccccaaagggcccactgcgatggctatatccccaattctcatccaattctcatccaatatgccccaattctcatccaattctcaagcggagtaccttaaacaatttctagatcgattctccaccattctgcatcaaaatcctgagacaaaatattttttagattttttgtccatttttgcttacggatcccctgaaaatggggttttcacCTAttgggcccactgcgatgactatatctttcccaattctcatccgattctcaagcggagtacctcaaacgatttctagatcgattctccaccattctgcatcaaaatcctgagacaaaatattttttagattttttgtccatttttgcttacggatcccctgaaaatggggttttacCCTAttgggcccactgcgatggctatatctttcccaattctcatccgattctcaagcggagtacctcaaacgatttctagatcgattttccaccattctgcatca
The Drosophila bipectinata strain 14024-0381.07 chromosome 3R, DbipHiC1v2, whole genome shotgun sequence DNA segment above includes these coding regions:
- the Phyhd1 gene encoding phytanoyl-CoA dioxygenase domain-containing protein 1, which encodes MHSKLLDELNENGYIVIDDFLTPEEVDSLFQAGRALCMEAPQTNRKIFSTIKQEDAQGKELYFMESGDKVRYFFEKGAVGEEGQLLVDPMIALNKVGHALHVEHPTFNAITFSNRVREICWQLNYNRPAVCQSMYIYKNPGVGGEVTPHQDSWFLHTEPNSAVGFWLALEDCTLQNGCLQFIKGSHKSGVHRRYMRNPDPSASELMVYDRAAPIYPQSSFTPMQVSKGTCILIHGNVVHKSEPNRSQKSRHAYTFHVIETENNVKYSEDNWLQAPEGKPFPVLFERKA
- the LOC108127945 gene encoding aminoacylase-1 — translated: MAHILNFLELSPSVNPRIMFFHRLCCWRYNCFDSQISPLALRRHCNSTPTLANTSQSTASSRSQRFAFKNIRIGRMSSCSLWDADQEVEYLREYLQIPSVHPNPDYKPCLEFLERQAATLELPLKVYYPANEENPVVVLTWEGLEPELPSILLNSHMDVVPVFPENWKHPPFAAEMDEEGRIFARGAQDMKSVGMQYLAAIRALKNEGARFKRTIHISFVADEELGGRLGMRPFVNTNDFRDLNVGFGLDEGLASPNEEFPVFYAERAVWRVYFNISGTAGHGSLLLPNTAGEKLNYIVSKMMELRKSQVQRLENDPDLVIGDVTTINLTRVSGGVQSNVVPPLLVVCFDCRLALDVDHVEFEAKLQQWCEEAGGGIELTYEQKQPRVAPTAIDSSNPFWTAFKKATDELEICIRTQIFTGGTDSRYIRQQGIPALGFSPMNHTPVLLHDHDEFIRADTYLKGVDIYKKIIGHIANV
- the LOC108127956 gene encoding aminoacylase-1-like; the protein is MSTNIWESNEEIQFFREYLRIPSVHPNPDYEPCVEFLKSQASGLDLPIKICHPANEKNPVVVLTWEGLQPDLPSVLLNSHMDVVPVFPEKWSHPPFGAEIDEEGRIFARGSQDMKCVGMQYLAAIRALKRSGARFKRTIHISFVPDEEVGGKLGMFAFVTSPEFRSLNVGFSLDEGIASPSSEFPVFFAERSVRRVIFKIGGSAGHGLLLMPNTAGEKLSYILERMMEFRSTQVRRLKDNPELQIGDVTTINLTTVTGGVQSNVVPPLLTVCFDCRLSMDIDISEFHSTLLKWSEEAGGDIEVEFGTTQSTGRVPPTATNDSNPFWVAFKKATDDLGLSIKLQVFPGGTDSRYIRNVGIPALGFSPMNNTPVLLHDHDEYLHAETYLNGVETYIKIIGNVANA